The proteins below are encoded in one region of Ostrea edulis chromosome 3, xbOstEdul1.1, whole genome shotgun sequence:
- the LOC125674909 gene encoding uncharacterized protein LOC125674909 isoform X2, whose translation MYLIFYFKQIHEGLNICMVCEHVEFHRDILLQIIDEWHREYFPPSQSVESSDENTDDSDISTASENESNENILEQRIQLVHPDNDQNKNLNSEEEDWENNNLDLTIREKIIKGCSCRMDCISNISFEEISHHIYSMRELSKEEKDMYIMGKLKSKSSGGGSSRRDAKRQRYEYNFDDREVCTDVFLFLHDIGEKHFKNLVKHMKTHGIKPRTHGNIGKKPHNALSFEEIKFVVQFINRYSEDNGLPMPAAPRGRDSEPPIFLPCSTPKNEIHQLYVEACHEVQIRVVKLSSFYSIWSACLPNIQIANPRSDVCNTCERHREHILNARSENEKLTATRNFTDHIEKAEREHHLYIQCIKETREEHQSIQLPEPPVRPCSTDFLKTHYTFDFAQCVSVPHHSRQVGPLFFETPRKIQIFGICMEGAGSQRKYLIDEDQTIGRDGKNAHGPNTVISILHHHFQNYSMGEKCAVLHCDNCPGQNKNRYVIGYLLWRVMIGLHRAIELHMQIPGHTKCQVDAGFAQIKKKYRRSDCDTLQHVADVVSKSSKTLLPGVVLCSVDVDGDKVPVILSNHDQISVNLPLEIMPGGLSRERQEYLYKHIRPHVRECFRDTTCPEFHEE comes from the exons atgtatttgatattttattttaaacaaatacatgAAGGTTTAAATATTTGCATGGTATGTGAACATGTAGAATTTCACAGGGATATTTTGTTACAGATTATTGACGAGTGGCATAGGGAATACTTTCCTCCTTCACAAAGTGTTGAATCATCTGATGAAAATACAGACGATAGTGATATTTCAACTGCATCAGAAAATGAATCCAACgaaaatattttagaacaaAGAATTCAACTTGTGCATCCTGATAATGATCAGAATAAAAACCTAAATTCAGAGGAGGAGGACTGGGAGAATAACAATCTTGACTTAACAATTCGTGAAAAGATAATCAAAGGCTGCTCCTGCAGAATGGATTGCATATCAAATATTAGTTTTGAAGAAATCAGTCACCATATTTATTCCATGAGAGAACTTTCCAAGGAAGAGAAGGATATGTACATTATGGGAAAGCTAAAAAGTAAAAGTTCTGGTGGCGGATCTTCAAGACGCGATGCCAAACGACAGAGATACGAATACAATTTTGATGACCGGGAAGTATGTACagatgtgtttttatttttacatgacattggtgaaaaacattttaaaaatcttgtgaaGCATATGAAGACCCATGGAATAAAACCACGGACACATGGAAACATCGGGAAAAAACCACACAATGCCCTGTCCtttgaagaaattaaatttGTCGTGCAGTTTATCAATCGATATTCTGAAGATAATGGACTTCCTATGCCAGCTGCTCCAAGAGGTCGCGACTCCGAACCACCCATTTTTCTACCTTGTTCAACACCAAAGAACGAAATTCATCAGTTATATGTTGAAGCTTGTCATGAGGTCCAAATTCGTGTTGTTAAATTGTCCTCATTCTATTCCATCTGGTCTGCCTGCCTTCCTAACATTCAGATTGCCAACCCCAGATCTGATGTATGCAATACCTGTGAGCGCCACAGAGAGCACATTTTGAATGCAAGATCTGAAAATGAAAAGCTTACAGCAACAAGAAATTTTACAGATCACATTGAAAAAGCAGAGAGGGAGCATCACCTCTACATTCAGTGCATTAAAGAAACCAGGGAAGAACATCAGTCTATTCAGCTTCCTGAGCCACCTGTTAGACCCTGTTCCACAGATTTCCTCAAAACTCACTACACTTTTGACTTCGCGCAATGTGTGTCTGTACCTCATCATTCCAGACAAGTAGGGCCTTTATTCTTTGAGACACCACGGAAAATTCAGATCTTTGGAATTTGTATGGAGGGAGCAGGATCTCAGCGAAAATATTTGATTGATGAAGACCAGACCATTGGAAGAGATGGAAAGAATGCCCATGGGCCAAATACAGTCATCAGCATACTTCatcaccattttcaaaattatagcaTGGGAGAGAAATGTGCTGTTCTTCACTGTGATAACTGTCCAG GTCAAAACAAAAACCGGTATGTGATTGGATATTTGCTATGGCGGGTCATGATTGGGCTACATCGAGCAATTGAACTTCACATGCAGATACCAGGGCATACAAAATGTCAAGTGGATGCAGGCTTTGCTCAGATCAAAAAGAAGTACAGGAG atCAGATTGTGACACTCTACAGCATGTTGCTGACGTAGTCTCCAAGTCCTCCAAAA CACTGCTGCCTGGAGTTGTATTATGCAGCGTTGATGTAGATGGCGACAAGGTCCCAGTAATCCTCAGTAATCACGACCAAATCAGTGTAAATCTACCACTAGAGATAATGCCGGGCGGACTCAGTAGAGAACGACAGgaatatttatacaaacataTCAGACCTCATGTCCGGGAATGTTTCAGGGACACAACATGTCCAGAATTTCATGAAGAATAA
- the LOC125674909 gene encoding uncharacterized protein LOC125674909 isoform X1: MYLIFYFKQIHEGLNICMVCEHVEFHRDILLQIIDEWHREYFPPSQSVESSDENTDDSDISTASENESNENILEQRIQLVHPDNDQNKNLNSEEEDWENNNLDLTIREKIIKGCSCRMDCISNISFEEISHHIYSMRELSKEEKDMYIMGKLKSKSSGGGSSRRDAKRQRYEYNFDDREVCTDVFLFLHDIGEKHFKNLVKHMKTHGIKPRTHGNIGKKPHNALSFEEIKFVVQFINRYSEDNGLPMPAAPRGRDSEPPIFLPCSTPKNEIHQLYVEACHEVQIRVVKLSSFYSIWSACLPNIQIANPRSDVCNTCERHREHILNARSENEKLTATRNFTDHIEKAEREHHLYIQCIKETREEHQSIQLPEPPVRPCSTDFLKTHYTFDFAQCVSVPHHSRQVGPLFFETPRKIQIFGICMEGAGSQRKYLIDEDQTIGRDGKNAHGPNTVISILHHHFQNYSMGEKCAVLHCDNCPGQNKNRYVIGYLLWRVMIGLHRAIELHMQIPGHTKCQVDAGFAQIKKKYRRSDCDTLQHVADVVSKSSKSNEAVIIEDGNVKYYEWKEYIKTTFQPLKGIRKFHYFTFSALLPGVVLCSVDVDGDKVPVILSNHDQISVNLPLEIMPGGLSRERQEYLYKHIRPHVRECFRDTTCPEFHEE, from the exons atgtatttgatattttattttaaacaaatacatgAAGGTTTAAATATTTGCATGGTATGTGAACATGTAGAATTTCACAGGGATATTTTGTTACAGATTATTGACGAGTGGCATAGGGAATACTTTCCTCCTTCACAAAGTGTTGAATCATCTGATGAAAATACAGACGATAGTGATATTTCAACTGCATCAGAAAATGAATCCAACgaaaatattttagaacaaAGAATTCAACTTGTGCATCCTGATAATGATCAGAATAAAAACCTAAATTCAGAGGAGGAGGACTGGGAGAATAACAATCTTGACTTAACAATTCGTGAAAAGATAATCAAAGGCTGCTCCTGCAGAATGGATTGCATATCAAATATTAGTTTTGAAGAAATCAGTCACCATATTTATTCCATGAGAGAACTTTCCAAGGAAGAGAAGGATATGTACATTATGGGAAAGCTAAAAAGTAAAAGTTCTGGTGGCGGATCTTCAAGACGCGATGCCAAACGACAGAGATACGAATACAATTTTGATGACCGGGAAGTATGTACagatgtgtttttatttttacatgacattggtgaaaaacattttaaaaatcttgtgaaGCATATGAAGACCCATGGAATAAAACCACGGACACATGGAAACATCGGGAAAAAACCACACAATGCCCTGTCCtttgaagaaattaaatttGTCGTGCAGTTTATCAATCGATATTCTGAAGATAATGGACTTCCTATGCCAGCTGCTCCAAGAGGTCGCGACTCCGAACCACCCATTTTTCTACCTTGTTCAACACCAAAGAACGAAATTCATCAGTTATATGTTGAAGCTTGTCATGAGGTCCAAATTCGTGTTGTTAAATTGTCCTCATTCTATTCCATCTGGTCTGCCTGCCTTCCTAACATTCAGATTGCCAACCCCAGATCTGATGTATGCAATACCTGTGAGCGCCACAGAGAGCACATTTTGAATGCAAGATCTGAAAATGAAAAGCTTACAGCAACAAGAAATTTTACAGATCACATTGAAAAAGCAGAGAGGGAGCATCACCTCTACATTCAGTGCATTAAAGAAACCAGGGAAGAACATCAGTCTATTCAGCTTCCTGAGCCACCTGTTAGACCCTGTTCCACAGATTTCCTCAAAACTCACTACACTTTTGACTTCGCGCAATGTGTGTCTGTACCTCATCATTCCAGACAAGTAGGGCCTTTATTCTTTGAGACACCACGGAAAATTCAGATCTTTGGAATTTGTATGGAGGGAGCAGGATCTCAGCGAAAATATTTGATTGATGAAGACCAGACCATTGGAAGAGATGGAAAGAATGCCCATGGGCCAAATACAGTCATCAGCATACTTCatcaccattttcaaaattatagcaTGGGAGAGAAATGTGCTGTTCTTCACTGTGATAACTGTCCAG GTCAAAACAAAAACCGGTATGTGATTGGATATTTGCTATGGCGGGTCATGATTGGGCTACATCGAGCAATTGAACTTCACATGCAGATACCAGGGCATACAAAATGTCAAGTGGATGCAGGCTTTGCTCAGATCAAAAAGAAGTACAGGAG atCAGATTGTGACACTCTACAGCATGTTGCTGACGTAGTCTCCAAGTCCTCCAAAAGTAACGAGGCTGTGATAATAGAGGATGGAAATGTGAAATACTATGAATGGAAagagtatataaaaacaacttttCAGCCTTTGAAAGGGATACGCAAGTTTCATTACTTCACTTTTTCAGCACTGCTGCCTGGAGTTGTATTATGCAGCGTTGATGTAGATGGCGACAAGGTCCCAGTAATCCTCAGTAATCACGACCAAATCAGTGTAAATCTACCACTAGAGATAATGCCGGGCGGACTCAGTAGAGAACGACAGgaatatttatacaaacataTCAGACCTCATGTCCGGGAATGTTTCAGGGACACAACATGTCCAGAATTTCATGAAGAATAA
- the LOC125674909 gene encoding uncharacterized protein LOC125674909 isoform X3 — MYLIFYFKQIHEGLNICMVCEHVEFHRDILLQIIDEWHREYFPPSQSVESSDENTDDSDISTASENESNENILEQRIQLVHPDNDQNKNLNSEEEDWENNNLDLTIREKIIKGCSCRMDCISNISFEEISHHIYSMRELSKEEKDMYIMGKLKSKSSGGGSSRRDAKRQRYEYNFDDREVCTDVFLFLHDIGEKHFKNLVKHMKTHGIKPRTHGNIGKKPHNALSFEEIKFVVQFINRYSEDNGLPMPAAPRGRDSEPPIFLPCSTPKNEIHQLYVEACHEVQIRVVKLSSFYSIWSACLPNIQIANPRSDVCNTCERHREHILNARSENEKLTATRNFTDHIEKAEREHHLYIQCIKETREEHQSIQLPEPPVRPCSTDFLKTHYTFDFAQCVSVPHHSRQVGPLFFETPRKIQIFGICMEGAGSQRKYLIDEDQTIGRDGKNAHGPNTVISILHHHFQNYSMGEKCAVLHCDNCPGQNKNRYVIGYLLWRVMIGLHRAIELHMQIPGHTKCQVDAGFAQIKKKYRSTAAWSCIMQR; from the exons atgtatttgatattttattttaaacaaatacatgAAGGTTTAAATATTTGCATGGTATGTGAACATGTAGAATTTCACAGGGATATTTTGTTACAGATTATTGACGAGTGGCATAGGGAATACTTTCCTCCTTCACAAAGTGTTGAATCATCTGATGAAAATACAGACGATAGTGATATTTCAACTGCATCAGAAAATGAATCCAACgaaaatattttagaacaaAGAATTCAACTTGTGCATCCTGATAATGATCAGAATAAAAACCTAAATTCAGAGGAGGAGGACTGGGAGAATAACAATCTTGACTTAACAATTCGTGAAAAGATAATCAAAGGCTGCTCCTGCAGAATGGATTGCATATCAAATATTAGTTTTGAAGAAATCAGTCACCATATTTATTCCATGAGAGAACTTTCCAAGGAAGAGAAGGATATGTACATTATGGGAAAGCTAAAAAGTAAAAGTTCTGGTGGCGGATCTTCAAGACGCGATGCCAAACGACAGAGATACGAATACAATTTTGATGACCGGGAAGTATGTACagatgtgtttttatttttacatgacattggtgaaaaacattttaaaaatcttgtgaaGCATATGAAGACCCATGGAATAAAACCACGGACACATGGAAACATCGGGAAAAAACCACACAATGCCCTGTCCtttgaagaaattaaatttGTCGTGCAGTTTATCAATCGATATTCTGAAGATAATGGACTTCCTATGCCAGCTGCTCCAAGAGGTCGCGACTCCGAACCACCCATTTTTCTACCTTGTTCAACACCAAAGAACGAAATTCATCAGTTATATGTTGAAGCTTGTCATGAGGTCCAAATTCGTGTTGTTAAATTGTCCTCATTCTATTCCATCTGGTCTGCCTGCCTTCCTAACATTCAGATTGCCAACCCCAGATCTGATGTATGCAATACCTGTGAGCGCCACAGAGAGCACATTTTGAATGCAAGATCTGAAAATGAAAAGCTTACAGCAACAAGAAATTTTACAGATCACATTGAAAAAGCAGAGAGGGAGCATCACCTCTACATTCAGTGCATTAAAGAAACCAGGGAAGAACATCAGTCTATTCAGCTTCCTGAGCCACCTGTTAGACCCTGTTCCACAGATTTCCTCAAAACTCACTACACTTTTGACTTCGCGCAATGTGTGTCTGTACCTCATCATTCCAGACAAGTAGGGCCTTTATTCTTTGAGACACCACGGAAAATTCAGATCTTTGGAATTTGTATGGAGGGAGCAGGATCTCAGCGAAAATATTTGATTGATGAAGACCAGACCATTGGAAGAGATGGAAAGAATGCCCATGGGCCAAATACAGTCATCAGCATACTTCatcaccattttcaaaattatagcaTGGGAGAGAAATGTGCTGTTCTTCACTGTGATAACTGTCCAG GTCAAAACAAAAACCGGTATGTGATTGGATATTTGCTATGGCGGGTCATGATTGGGCTACATCGAGCAATTGAACTTCACATGCAGATACCAGGGCATACAAAATGTCAAGTGGATGCAGGCTTTGCTCAGATCAAAAAGAAGTACAGGAG CACTGCTGCCTGGAGTTGTATTATGCAGCGTTGA